The Microcebus murinus isolate Inina chromosome 1, M.murinus_Inina_mat1.0, whole genome shotgun sequence genome includes a region encoding these proteins:
- the LOC142874276 gene encoding small ribosomal subunit protein uS8-like: MVHMNVLAHALKSTSNAKRTGKCQIPIRPCSKVMVQFLIVMMKHGYIGEFEIIDDHTTGKILLNHTGRLKKHGMISLRFDVQLKDLEKWPNALLPSCQFGFIVLTTSAGIMDHEEARIKCTGGKILGFFF, translated from the coding sequence ATGGTGCACATGAATGTCCTGGCCCATGCTCTTAAGAGCACCAGCAATGCCAAAAGAACAGGCAAGTGCCAGATTCCTATAAGGCCATGCTCCAAAGTCATGGTCCAGTTTTTAATTGTGATGATGAAGCATGGTTACATTGGTGAATTTGAAATCATTGATGATCACACAACTGGGAAAATTCTTCTGAATCACACAGGCAGGTTAAAGAAGCATGGAATGATCAGCCTCAGATTTGATGTGCAactcaaagatctagaaaaatggCCGAATGCTCTGCTCCCATCCTGCCAGTTTGGTTTCATTGTACTTACAACTTCAGCTGGCATCATGGACCATGAAGAAGCAAGAATAAAATGCACAGGAGGGAAAATTCTGGGATTCTTTTTCTAG